A section of the Magnetococcales bacterium genome encodes:
- a CDS encoding phosphate ABC transporter ATP-binding protein, with the protein MTSPTRPAATDDGYAVVSKSLNLWYGTFQALYDVNLRIRKGMITSLIGPSGCGKSTFLRSVNRINERLGYVRITGSIDLFDQNVYGETVELAQLRKQVGMVFQRPNPMPISIRDNILFGYRIHNESGKKPSKSEEDGIVEEALKTVLLWDKMKDKLHHKATVGLSLEEMQKLCIARLLPVKPALLLMDEPCSALDPKGTAAVEELIWELRGQYSILIVTHNMAQARRASEECIFMLMGRVVEHETTEQLFVTPKNKETADYIEGRYG; encoded by the coding sequence ATGACAAGTCCTACCAGACCGGCGGCCACCGACGATGGCTATGCCGTGGTTTCCAAGAGTCTCAATCTGTGGTACGGGACCTTCCAGGCCCTGTACGATGTCAACCTGAGAATCCGCAAGGGCATGATCACCAGCCTGATCGGACCTTCCGGGTGTGGCAAATCGACCTTTCTGCGCAGCGTCAACCGCATCAACGAGCGGTTGGGCTACGTGCGCATCACCGGCTCCATCGACCTCTTCGACCAGAACGTCTATGGCGAAACGGTGGAGCTGGCCCAGTTGCGCAAGCAGGTGGGCATGGTCTTCCAGCGGCCCAACCCGATGCCGATCTCGATTCGGGACAACATCCTCTTCGGCTACCGCATTCACAACGAATCGGGCAAGAAACCCTCCAAATCCGAGGAGGACGGCATCGTCGAGGAGGCGTTGAAGACGGTGCTGCTGTGGGACAAGATGAAGGACAAGCTCCACCACAAAGCCACGGTGGGGCTGTCGCTGGAGGAGATGCAGAAGTTGTGCATCGCCCGGCTGCTGCCGGTCAAACCGGCGCTGCTGCTCATGGACGAACCCTGCTCCGCCCTCGATCCCAAGGGAACGGCGGCGGTGGAGGAGCTGATCTGGGAGTTGCGGGGTCAGTACTCGATTCTCATCGTGACCCACAACATGGCCCAGGCGCGGCGCGCTTCGGAAGAGTGCATCTTCATGCTCATGGGGCGGGTGGTGGAACACGAAACCACGGAGCAGCTCTTCGTCACTCCGAAAAACAAGGAGACGGCGGACTACATCGAAGGCCGTTACGGTTGA
- the pstA gene encoding phosphate ABC transporter permease PstA, with protein sequence MFEATAINHKNEKVESLYRTLFLIMFIVLVIPVILIIGTLLVKGSSAISMEFLFTDPKKGMTEGGIFPALFGTIWLVVVSLLASVPLGVAAAVYLSEYAPDNWLTRAINLATINLAGVPSIVHALFGVGAFVSFFRFGTSILAASLTLAIMTLPVVIVSSWEALQSVPRAFREACWNMGATRWQTIRHVVLPNAIAGILTGVILQVSRAAGETAPIMFTGAAMFLPFLPESVFDQTMALALHLFVIATQVPGVPENLPYGVALVLIAIVMIMNTLSIWFRMRLRGKRKW encoded by the coding sequence ATGTTCGAAGCTACTGCAATCAATCATAAAAACGAGAAAGTGGAGAGCCTCTATCGCACGCTCTTCCTGATCATGTTCATCGTTCTGGTCATTCCGGTGATCCTCATCATCGGGACGCTGCTGGTCAAGGGCAGCTCCGCCATCAGCATGGAGTTCCTCTTCACCGATCCCAAAAAGGGCATGACCGAAGGCGGCATCTTCCCCGCACTCTTCGGCACCATCTGGCTGGTGGTGGTCTCCCTGCTCGCTTCGGTGCCTCTGGGCGTGGCGGCGGCGGTCTACCTCTCCGAATACGCTCCGGACAACTGGCTGACCCGGGCCATCAACCTGGCCACCATCAATCTGGCGGGTGTGCCCTCCATCGTCCATGCCCTCTTCGGCGTGGGGGCCTTCGTCTCATTCTTCCGCTTCGGCACCTCGATCCTGGCGGCCAGCCTCACCCTGGCCATCATGACCCTGCCGGTGGTCATCGTCTCCTCCTGGGAGGCGCTGCAGTCGGTGCCGCGGGCCTTCCGCGAAGCCTGCTGGAACATGGGCGCCACCCGCTGGCAGACCATCCGCCACGTGGTGCTGCCCAACGCCATCGCCGGCATCCTCACCGGGGTGATCCTGCAGGTATCCCGCGCCGCCGGGGAAACCGCGCCCATCATGTTCACCGGAGCGGCGATGTTCCTGCCCTTCCTCCCGGAAAGCGTCTTCGACCAGACCATGGCTCTGGCCCTTCACCTCTTCGTCATCGCCACCCAGGTGCCCGGCGTCCCCGAGAACCTGCCCTATGGCGTGGCCCTGGTGCTTATCGCCATCGTCATGATCATGAACACCCTCTCCATCTGGTTCAGAATGCGTCTGCGGGGTAAGAGAAAATGGTAA
- the pstC gene encoding phosphate ABC transporter permease subunit PstC: MSESFQGAAAAGDRRDTNWMVDKAMQVFMFLCGISAIIFVIGIFLFVFKEGVGFIVHKMDFMEFFFSPKWRPTSEIKATYGILAMIAGTAAVTVMSMIIAIPFSLGAAIYVGEFAKGKKREYLKILIEMLAAIPSVVWGFIGLSIMNKFIIETFDVPIGLNVLNAGIILALMAAPIITSIAEDALKAVPDTYREAAEALGASRWQVIYKVVLPAAKNGLLSAALLGVGRGFGETMAVLMASGHAINIPTSVFDSVRALTATIAAELGETPVGSDHYGSLFAIGIFLFLITFLINMTADFIVRGVKKGK; this comes from the coding sequence ATGTCGGAAAGTTTCCAGGGCGCAGCCGCGGCGGGGGATCGCCGCGATACCAACTGGATGGTGGACAAGGCCATGCAGGTCTTCATGTTCCTGTGCGGCATCTCGGCCATCATCTTCGTGATCGGCATCTTCCTGTTTGTCTTCAAGGAAGGGGTCGGTTTCATCGTTCACAAGATGGACTTCATGGAGTTCTTCTTCTCGCCGAAATGGCGGCCCACCTCGGAGATCAAGGCCACCTACGGCATCCTGGCCATGATCGCGGGAACCGCCGCGGTGACGGTGATGTCGATGATCATCGCCATTCCCTTCTCCCTGGGCGCGGCCATCTACGTCGGTGAGTTCGCCAAGGGCAAAAAACGGGAATACCTGAAGATCCTCATCGAAATGCTGGCGGCCATTCCGTCGGTGGTGTGGGGCTTCATCGGCCTGTCCATCATGAACAAGTTCATCATCGAGACCTTCGATGTGCCCATCGGCCTCAACGTGCTCAACGCCGGCATCATCCTGGCGCTGATGGCGGCTCCCATCATCACCTCCATCGCCGAAGACGCCCTCAAGGCGGTGCCCGACACCTATCGGGAGGCGGCGGAAGCCTTGGGCGCCAGCCGCTGGCAGGTCATCTACAAGGTGGTGCTGCCCGCCGCCAAAAACGGCCTGCTCTCCGCAGCGCTGCTGGGTGTGGGACGGGGATTCGGTGAAACCATGGCCGTGCTGATGGCCAGCGGACACGCCATCAACATCCCAACCTCGGTGTTCGATTCGGTGCGGGCCCTGACCGCCACCATCGCCGCCGAACTGGGCGAAACCCCGGTGGGTTCGGACCATTACGGCTCCCTGTTCGCCATCGGCATCTTCCTGTTCCTCATCACCTTCCTGATCAACATGACCGCCGACTTCATCGTCCGCGGGGTGAAGAAAGGCAAGTGA
- the phoU gene encoding phosphate signaling complex protein PhoU translates to MSVYEKRLQQDLELIRAKVIQLGEEVEKALRDSMHALFNHDDILANQVILFDRVIGRQEKTTLRACLGAMARHLPTAGHLRFLMSIYRMVYELERIGDYAVTISREAINLTHVPEGLLRRELETMSANARTMLTQSLNAFRENDVGLAHGTMAMSKQMGMELDQSIEILVEVGDKHVEKTHDLLDLASVFYMLERVSDRAENICEEILFALTGEEKAEKVFNILFLDEDNSSLAPLAALTGSRIYPVSARFSFASRNPGATFNPHLVRWYTQQQGAEPKLERPNSLSSEELNGADLIISLEGTVRSYVPDIPFHAAFQDWNLGDAPDPGDESAARRRFEEVQRTLIIKLRGLMDILRGEEGV, encoded by the coding sequence ATGAGTGTCTACGAGAAACGATTGCAGCAGGATCTGGAGCTGATCCGCGCCAAGGTCATCCAGTTGGGTGAAGAGGTGGAGAAGGCCTTGCGGGATTCCATGCACGCTCTGTTCAACCACGACGATATTCTGGCCAACCAGGTGATCCTCTTCGACCGGGTTATCGGTCGTCAGGAGAAGACCACCCTGCGCGCCTGCCTGGGCGCCATGGCGCGGCATCTGCCCACCGCCGGGCATCTGCGTTTTCTCATGTCGATCTACCGCATGGTCTACGAGTTGGAGCGCATCGGCGACTATGCCGTGACCATCTCCCGGGAAGCCATCAATCTGACCCACGTTCCCGAAGGTCTGTTGCGGCGCGAGCTGGAAACCATGTCGGCCAACGCCCGCACCATGCTGACCCAGTCCCTGAACGCCTTCCGCGAAAACGACGTGGGTCTGGCTCACGGCACCATGGCCATGTCCAAGCAGATGGGCATGGAGCTGGATCAATCCATCGAGATCCTGGTGGAAGTCGGCGACAAACACGTGGAAAAGACCCACGACCTGCTCGATCTGGCCTCCGTCTTCTACATGCTGGAGCGGGTCAGCGACCGGGCGGAGAACATTTGCGAAGAGATCCTCTTCGCCCTGACCGGGGAAGAGAAGGCCGAGAAGGTTTTCAACATCCTTTTTCTCGACGAGGACAATTCGAGCCTGGCCCCCCTGGCGGCTCTCACCGGCAGTCGCATCTACCCGGTTTCGGCCCGCTTCAGCTTTGCCTCGCGCAACCCGGGAGCCACGTTCAACCCCCATCTGGTGCGCTGGTATACCCAGCAGCAGGGTGCGGAGCCCAAGTTGGAGCGTCCCAACAGTCTCTCCAGCGAAGAGTTGAACGGGGCCGACCTGATCATCAGCCTGGAGGGCACGGTTCGTTCCTACGTCCCCGATATTCCCTTCCATGCCGCTTTTCAGGACTGGAATCTGGGGGATGCCCCGGACCCCGGCGACGAGTCGGCCGCACGCCGCCGTTTTGAAGAGGTGCAACGCACCCTGATCATCAAACTGCGTGGCTTGATGGATATCCTGCGCGGAGAGGAGGGGGTTTGA
- a CDS encoding SO_0444 family Cu/Zn efflux transporter, which yields MAFWQQLSELILDIAPWLVLGLIAAGLVKAWIPESTVTRWLGGTGQAGIWRAALVGTPLPLCSCSVIPMAMGLHRNGASKPATVAFLVSTPETGIDSIALSWVLLGPFLTVQRIVSAITGAVASGLMVRAMDRETPPPAPISQCTSSCCGKKNIPQGPMARTLAGLRYAFTDMWDDLAVWLLGGILLTAVVMTWMPPGELSRYAQGSWFDMIIMVVVAVPVYVCATASTPLAAAMIHAGLTPGMALAFMIAGPATNLTTMAIIRKQLGGRTLIAYLLAIVGSAVIMGLVTDLLAPLWPIQAGHASAEQALPLWLSLGLSSLLGLMTLNTLRRKLPRPAF from the coding sequence ATGGCCTTCTGGCAGCAACTCTCCGAACTGATTCTGGATATCGCACCCTGGCTGGTATTGGGACTGATCGCCGCCGGGCTTGTCAAGGCCTGGATCCCCGAATCCACCGTAACCCGCTGGCTGGGCGGAACAGGCCAGGCCGGTATCTGGCGCGCCGCCCTGGTCGGAACCCCCCTGCCCCTCTGCTCCTGCAGCGTCATCCCCATGGCCATGGGACTGCATCGCAACGGAGCCTCCAAACCAGCCACCGTCGCCTTCCTGGTCTCCACCCCCGAAACCGGCATCGACTCCATCGCCCTCTCCTGGGTGCTGCTGGGACCCTTCCTCACCGTGCAGCGCATCGTCAGCGCCATCACCGGCGCAGTGGCCTCCGGCCTGATGGTGCGGGCCATGGATCGGGAAACCCCTCCCCCCGCCCCGATCAGCCAATGCACCAGCTCCTGCTGCGGCAAAAAAAACATCCCCCAAGGCCCCATGGCCCGTACCCTGGCCGGCTTGCGCTACGCCTTCACCGATATGTGGGACGATCTGGCGGTCTGGTTGCTGGGCGGAATTCTGCTGACCGCCGTGGTCATGACCTGGATGCCGCCGGGCGAACTCTCCCGCTACGCCCAGGGAAGCTGGTTCGACATGATCATCATGGTGGTGGTGGCCGTGCCCGTCTACGTCTGCGCCACCGCCTCCACACCCCTGGCCGCCGCCATGATCCACGCCGGACTGACCCCCGGCATGGCCCTGGCCTTCATGATCGCCGGACCCGCCACCAACCTGACCACCATGGCCATCATCCGGAAACAGTTGGGTGGACGCACCCTGATCGCCTATCTGCTGGCCATCGTCGGCAGCGCGGTGATCATGGGACTGGTCACCGACCTGCTCGCCCCCCTGTGGCCCATCCAGGCGGGACACGCCAGCGCGGAACAAGCCCTGCCCCTCTGGTTGAGCCTGGGATTGAGCAGCCTGCTGGGCCTGATGACGCTGAATACCTTGCGCCGCAAACTGCCCAGACCCGCCTTTTAA
- a CDS encoding phosphate ABC transporter substrate-binding protein has product MKKVSRILALAVSVAVLPMVALQARTMIQNKGSDTLVNVAQAWAEAYQKVKPDVAIAVTGGGSGTGFAALLNGTVELANASRAISEKEKKLAAEKKIDPKEYTVGFDALGVFVHKSNPLESISLTQLAEMYGDGGTLTSWDKLKVTVPGCKDGKVILVSRQNNSGTYEYFREAVLGKRDFVMGTKDLHGSKDVVDLVAHTPCAIGYSGMAYATSDIKMLKISAKEGDTPIEGTMDTAISRVYPIARPLFMYTNGEPTGDLKAYLDYIMSDIGQCVLQNTGFAPVRKIPCAKP; this is encoded by the coding sequence ATGAAGAAAGTATCCCGTATCCTGGCTCTGGCAGTCTCCGTGGCGGTTCTGCCGATGGTGGCCCTGCAGGCTCGCACCATGATCCAGAACAAGGGGTCCGATACCCTGGTCAACGTGGCCCAGGCCTGGGCGGAAGCCTATCAGAAGGTCAAGCCCGACGTGGCCATCGCCGTCACCGGCGGCGGTTCCGGCACCGGCTTCGCCGCGCTGCTGAACGGTACCGTCGAGCTGGCCAATGCCAGCCGCGCCATCTCCGAAAAGGAGAAGAAACTCGCGGCCGAGAAGAAGATCGATCCCAAGGAGTACACCGTGGGCTTCGACGCTCTGGGCGTCTTCGTTCACAAAAGCAACCCCCTGGAGAGCATCTCCCTGACCCAGTTGGCCGAGATGTACGGCGATGGCGGCACCCTGACCTCCTGGGACAAACTCAAAGTGACCGTTCCCGGCTGCAAGGACGGCAAGGTCATTCTGGTGAGCCGTCAGAACAACTCCGGCACCTACGAATACTTCCGGGAAGCGGTTCTGGGCAAGCGTGACTTCGTCATGGGCACCAAGGATCTGCACGGCTCCAAGGACGTGGTCGATCTGGTGGCCCACACCCCCTGCGCCATCGGCTACAGCGGCATGGCCTATGCCACCTCGGATATCAAGATGCTGAAGATCTCCGCCAAAGAGGGTGACACCCCCATCGAAGGCACCATGGACACCGCCATCAGCCGGGTCTATCCCATCGCCCGGCCCCTGTTCATGTACACCAACGGCGAGCCCACCGGCGACCTCAAAGCCTATCTCGATTACATCATGAGCGATATCGGCCAGTGTGTGCTGCAGAACACCGGCTTCGCCCCGGTTCGCAAGATCCCCTGCGCCAAACCCTGA
- a CDS encoding NADH-quinone oxidoreductase subunit M has protein sequence MSGLPWLSLLVWLPILGIPLLWSVRSDRAVNRVALGIAGVELVVSLLVILAMDRTLPTFQFQEEHSWIETLRISYRLGVDGLSAPFLPLTGLLFFGTILVSELGQGQARQRLAFLLVLEGVTMGIFCALDLILFFLFWEMTLLPIYLLVSLWGIGPHRRQAALKYTLLMLVGGVPLLFGLILAALSRPEQGMVFSLPALLNLSIPGSAQTAIFLLLVLGFGVKIPVWPLHTWLPLLAMEGPFAVTAVMTGLKLGAYGLLRFALPLAPQAAHEFQWLLAGLGVVGVIYGGLVSLAQSNLRLLLAYGSMSHVGLVVLGLAALTPQGVQGAQFHLLSFALTTGGLFLLAQGVHRRLGSTDLSHMGGIARTMPMAASAVLVLGLASIGVPLTVGFPGEHLILVGTLNAFMGAGLASLGGSILGAAAFLGFYRNAFLGPVVRAEVSQLTDLLPRERWLAGIWVLLVLGGGFVPRLVLDFSRSSVAGWLARMALH, from the coding sequence ATGAGCGGCCTGCCCTGGTTGAGCCTGCTGGTCTGGCTGCCCATCCTCGGCATTCCCCTGCTGTGGAGCGTGCGTTCCGACCGCGCCGTCAATCGCGTGGCCCTGGGCATCGCCGGGGTGGAACTGGTGGTCAGTCTGCTGGTTATCCTGGCCATGGATCGCACTCTGCCCACCTTTCAGTTTCAGGAAGAGCATTCCTGGATCGAAACCCTGCGCATCAGTTATCGCCTGGGGGTGGACGGTCTTTCGGCGCCCTTCCTGCCCCTGACGGGTCTGCTCTTCTTCGGCACCATTCTGGTATCCGAGCTGGGTCAGGGTCAGGCCCGCCAGCGACTGGCTTTTCTGCTGGTGCTGGAAGGGGTCACCATGGGCATCTTCTGCGCCCTGGATCTCATCCTCTTCTTCCTTTTCTGGGAGATGACCCTGCTGCCGATCTATCTACTGGTCAGTCTGTGGGGCATCGGCCCGCATCGGCGTCAGGCGGCGTTGAAGTACACCCTGTTGATGCTGGTGGGTGGGGTGCCGCTGCTTTTCGGTCTGATTCTGGCGGCTCTCTCCCGTCCGGAGCAGGGCATGGTCTTCTCCCTGCCGGCGCTTTTGAACCTGTCGATTCCGGGATCGGCCCAGACGGCGATCTTCCTGCTGCTGGTGCTCGGTTTCGGGGTCAAGATTCCGGTGTGGCCGCTGCATACCTGGCTGCCGTTGTTGGCCATGGAAGGGCCGTTCGCCGTGACGGCGGTGATGACCGGCCTCAAGTTGGGCGCCTACGGCTTGTTGCGTTTCGCCCTGCCCCTGGCGCCGCAGGCGGCCCATGAGTTCCAGTGGCTGCTGGCGGGACTCGGGGTGGTCGGGGTGATTTACGGAGGCCTGGTCAGCCTGGCCCAGAGCAATCTGCGGCTTCTGCTGGCTTACGGCAGCATGTCGCATGTCGGGCTGGTGGTGTTGGGTCTGGCGGCCTTGACGCCGCAGGGGGTGCAGGGGGCTCAGTTCCATTTGCTCTCCTTCGCCTTGACCACGGGGGGCCTTTTTCTGCTGGCGCAGGGGGTGCATCGTCGTTTGGGCTCCACCGATCTCTCCCACATGGGGGGCATCGCCCGAACCATGCCCATGGCCGCCAGTGCGGTTCTGGTGCTGGGTCTGGCCTCCATCGGGGTGCCGCTGACCGTGGGTTTTCCGGGGGAGCACCTGATTTTGGTGGGGACGTTGAATGCCTTCATGGGGGCGGGTTTGGCGTCGCTGGGGGGATCGATACTGGGCGCGGCGGCCTTTCTGGGATTTTACCGCAACGCTTTTCTGGGGCCGGTGGTGCGAGCGGAGGTCTCCCAGTTGACCGATTTGTTGCCACGGGAGCGGTGGTTGGCGGGGATTTGGGTGCTGCTGGTGTTGGGGGGTGGATTCGTGCCGAGACTGGTGCTGGATTTCAGCCGCTCCTCGGTTGCGGGCTGGCTGGCCCGAATGGCCCTGCACTGA
- a CDS encoding helix-turn-helix domain-containing protein — MGGVLQSIGALAKVADCPVQTIRYYEEVGLLPRAYRSEGGQRRYTARHVERLLFIRHCRELGFSLHQIGQLLRLGDGGERPCGEVDAIARQHLAEVEGKIVRLQGLQRELQRILAVCQSGDSAHCRLIETLGDHSQCLEEDHGEASTASFDV; from the coding sequence ATGGGTGGTGTGTTGCAGAGCATCGGGGCGTTGGCCAAGGTGGCGGATTGTCCGGTGCAGACCATTCGGTATTACGAGGAGGTAGGTTTGTTGCCCCGCGCCTATCGCAGTGAGGGAGGGCAGCGGCGGTACACGGCGCGGCATGTGGAGCGGTTGTTGTTTATTCGGCATTGTCGGGAGTTGGGATTTTCGCTGCATCAGATCGGGCAATTGTTACGCTTGGGGGATGGGGGGGAGCGTCCGTGCGGGGAGGTGGATGCCATAGCGCGGCAGCATTTGGCGGAGGTGGAGGGCAAGATTGTTCGATTGCAGGGGTTGCAGCGGGAGTTGCAGCGTATTTTGGCGGTGTGTCAAAGCGGGGATTCGGCGCATTGCCGGTTGATCGAGACGTTGGGGGATCACAGCCAGTGTCTGGAGGAGGATCATGGGGAAGCGTCCACGGCATCCTTTGACGTTTAA
- a CDS encoding HigA family addiction module antidote protein: MNLPPIHPGEILQGELEELSLSANAPARNLDLPTNRITEILHGKRGITADTALRLARYFGTSARFWLNLQISYDLTTVEQNHGKEIAEKVSTRAAW, translated from the coding sequence CTGAATCTACCCCCCATTCATCCCGGCGAGATCCTGCAAGGAGAGTTGGAAGAACTCTCCCTGTCCGCCAACGCTCCGGCCCGGAACCTGGACCTGCCCACAAACCGCATCACCGAAATCCTCCACGGCAAACGCGGCATCACCGCCGATACCGCCCTGCGCCTGGCCCGCTATTTCGGAACCTCCGCCCGATTCTGGCTGAACCTGCAAATCAGCTACGATCTGACAACCGTCGAACAAAACCATGGCAAAGAAATCGCCGAAAAGGTGAGCACTCGTGCTGCGTGGTAG
- a CDS encoding ATP-binding cassette domain-containing protein: MVSATSRKNVKVAIRDLTIQYGSFTALSKINMEIIENEIIGIIGPANSGKTSLLNAINRMSDIRPNMKVTGTIHFNGVDIRDWKNVYSLRSRIGVVFPLPVGLPMTIYDNVTLSPRLRGISDKRALDEIVERCLRRAALWDEVKDRLNSLGSLLSGGQQQRLTIARALSQDPELLMLDEFSIAVDPVTTMRIEDVLKELKKDMTIILVTNLVQQANRLADRTTFLLNGEMVECGTTEDLFSGKCKDQRTRDYIEGRFG; encoded by the coding sequence ATGGTAAGCGCCACGTCCCGAAAAAACGTCAAGGTGGCGATCCGCGATTTGACCATTCAATACGGCTCGTTCACCGCCCTCTCCAAAATCAACATGGAGATCATCGAAAACGAGATCATCGGCATCATCGGACCGGCCAACAGCGGCAAAACCTCGCTGCTCAACGCCATCAACCGCATGAGCGACATTCGTCCCAACATGAAGGTGACCGGCACCATCCACTTCAACGGGGTCGATATTCGCGACTGGAAGAACGTCTACTCCCTGCGCAGCCGCATCGGGGTGGTCTTTCCGCTGCCGGTGGGTCTGCCCATGACCATCTACGACAACGTGACCCTCTCCCCCCGGTTGCGGGGCATCAGCGACAAACGCGCCCTCGACGAGATCGTCGAACGCTGCCTGCGTCGCGCCGCGCTGTGGGATGAGGTCAAGGATCGCCTCAACTCCCTGGGAAGCCTGCTTTCGGGAGGGCAGCAGCAGCGCCTGACCATCGCCCGGGCCCTCTCCCAGGATCCGGAACTGCTCATGCTCGACGAGTTCTCCATCGCCGTCGATCCGGTGACCACCATGCGCATCGAGGATGTCCTCAAGGAGTTGAAAAAGGACATGACCATCATCCTGGTCACCAACCTCGTGCAGCAGGCCAATCGCCTGGCGGATCGCACCACCTTCCTGCTCAACGGGGAGATGGTCGAATGCGGCACCACGGAGGATCTCTTCTCCGGCAAGTGCAAGGATCAACGCACCCGGGATTACATCGAGGGACGCTTCGGGTGA